A genomic window from Candidatus Omnitrophota bacterium includes:
- the argH gene encoding argininosuccinate lyase, with protein sequence MDKKLWGGRFISKQDETFWRFQCSIDYDKELALYDVMGSIAHARMLSKRGIIARNKSRMIIKGLDKIKSQLQKGIFRIDKSAEDIHSAVYIALKDDIGSCADYLHTARSRNDQISLDMRMYVKDKACLLTGMVKQLQSGLVALAKQYRDIIMPGLTHTQHAMPVLLAHQLLAYVEMLQRDRARLEAVYNMADEMPLGSCAMAGTSFNIDRQYTAELLGFSRVSSNSIDAVSDRDFILDMLYAISLLFMHLSRFCEDMILLSTPEFGLLDIPEQYCTGSSIMPQKKNPDALELLRGTAGYAYANLYSVMVLMKGLPLSYNRDMQLDKKPLFDSVLQAQDALTIAAGIVKGIKPAKGYGPRSGFAGDDCLYALDMAEYLVKKGLAFKQAHDIIGRIVVYCLDKGIRMSALPMEKYKQMSDSFDSGIYHIFSLKKSVGSKISAGGTSPRLVNEQIRKWQKRLAGKRAS encoded by the coding sequence ATGGACAAAAAGTTATGGGGAGGCAGATTTATCAGTAAGCAGGATGAGACATTCTGGAGATTCCAGTGTTCTATTGATTATGACAAGGAATTGGCGCTATACGATGTGATGGGCAGTATAGCTCATGCCAGGATGCTGTCTAAGCGTGGTATCATAGCGAGGAACAAGTCCCGTATGATAATAAAGGGGCTTGATAAGATAAAAAGCCAGCTCCAAAAAGGTATTTTCAGGATAGATAAGTCCGCCGAAGATATACACAGCGCTGTCTATATCGCGCTCAAGGATGATATTGGTTCTTGCGCGGATTATTTGCACACTGCCAGGTCTAGAAATGACCAGATTTCTCTTGATATGAGGATGTATGTCAAGGACAAAGCGTGCCTATTAACGGGCATGGTAAAACAACTGCAGTCCGGCCTTGTCGCGCTGGCGAAACAGTACCGGGATATTATTATGCCCGGCCTGACGCATACCCAGCATGCCATGCCTGTTTTGCTGGCGCATCAGTTATTGGCATATGTGGAAATGCTGCAAAGAGACAGGGCCCGGCTTGAGGCGGTATATAATATGGCCGATGAAATGCCGCTTGGCTCGTGCGCGATGGCAGGGACATCGTTTAATATAGACAGGCAATACACGGCAGAATTACTTGGTTTTTCAAGGGTGAGTTCTAACAGCATAGACGCGGTTAGCGACAGGGATTTTATTCTGGATATGCTGTATGCCATATCATTATTATTTATGCATCTTTCAAGGTTTTGCGAAGATATGATATTATTGTCAACCCCGGAATTCGGCCTGCTGGATATACCGGAACAATATTGCACGGGTTCGTCCATTATGCCGCAGAAAAAAAATCCCGACGCGCTTGAGCTGTTGAGAGGAACAGCCGGATACGCGTACGCGAACCTATATTCCGTCATGGTTCTGATGAAGGGCCTGCCCCTGTCTTATAACAGGGACATGCAGTTGGACAAGAAACCATTGTTTGATTCCGTCTTGCAGGCGCAGGACGCGCTTACTATAGCGGCGGGTATTGTAAAGGGCATAAAGCCCGCCAAAGGTTACGGCCCGCGTTCCGGTTTTGCCGGCGATGATTGTCTTTACGCCTTGGACATGGCCGAGTATCTGGTAAAAAAAGGCCTTGCCTTTAAACAGGCCCATGATATTATAGGCAGAATAGTTGTTTACTGTTTGGATAAAGGGATTAGGATGTCCGCTCTGCCTATGGAAAAATACAAGCAGATGTCCGATAGCTTTGATAGCGGTATATATCATATATTTTCTTTGAAAAAATCAGTCGGGTCAAAGATCTCCGCCGGAGGGACCAGCCCAAGGCTTGTAAACGAGCAAATCAGAAAGTGGCAAAAGAGACTGGCCGGTAAGCGGGCCTCTTAA
- a CDS encoding aspartate aminotransferase family protein, which translates to MPNAQEIINLANSYILNTYKRVPVVFVKGRGSYVWDQDGKKYLDFFPGWAVSGLGHCHKSVVSSVIRQLKEIIHVSNNYYSYPQAVLAQKLSASAFGGKVFFCNSGAEANEAAIKLARAYGSRDGRYKIITMEKSFHGRTMATLTATGQEKVKTGFYPLLEGFTHVPFNNIDAVRNAVDELTVAVMIEPIQGEGGINIAGQEYMKELRALCKAKDLLLILDEVQTGMGRTGKLFCYQHYGILPDIMTLAKSLGAGLPIAAMMASDRLVDVLKPGMHASTFGGSPVVCAASIAALEAINRDRLLANADRMGDYIVRGIQKLKKRFPAVISSVRHKGLMIGVELNIDGQKIIEQCFNMGLLINCTQSNILRIMPPITVRRSEAARALKILANVMVSL; encoded by the coding sequence ATGCCTAACGCGCAAGAAATCATTAATTTGGCCAATTCATACATATTAAACACCTATAAGAGGGTTCCGGTCGTTTTTGTAAAGGGCAGGGGTTCATATGTATGGGATCAAGACGGCAAAAAATATCTTGATTTTTTCCCTGGCTGGGCTGTAAGCGGACTGGGTCATTGCCACAAGTCTGTGGTAAGCTCCGTTATCAGGCAATTGAAAGAGATTATACATGTTTCTAATAATTATTACAGTTATCCCCAGGCAGTCCTTGCGCAGAAATTATCGGCAAGCGCTTTCGGCGGTAAGGTGTTTTTCTGCAATTCCGGGGCTGAAGCAAATGAGGCGGCTATAAAGCTGGCAAGGGCCTATGGCAGCAGGGATGGAAGATACAAAATCATCACGATGGAAAAATCTTTTCACGGCCGGACAATGGCTACCCTGACAGCCACGGGCCAGGAAAAGGTCAAAACCGGTTTTTATCCTTTGCTTGAGGGCTTTACCCATGTTCCTTTCAATAACATTGATGCCGTAAGAAATGCTGTTGATGAGCTTACGGTAGCTGTTATGATAGAGCCTATACAGGGCGAAGGCGGAATTAATATAGCAGGCCAGGAGTATATGAAAGAACTTAGGGCCCTATGCAAGGCAAAGGACCTACTGCTCATATTGGATGAGGTGCAGACAGGCATGGGCAGGACTGGAAAGCTTTTTTGTTACCAGCATTATGGAATATTGCCTGATATTATGACATTGGCGAAATCACTCGGCGCCGGTCTTCCTATCGCGGCCATGATGGCTTCCGACAGGCTTGTTGACGTGCTCAAACCGGGCATGCATGCTTCTACATTCGGAGGAAGCCCTGTGGTTTGTGCCGCCTCTATCGCCGCTTTGGAAGCTATTAACAGGGACAGGCTTTTGGCCAATGCTGACAGGATGGGAGATTATATCGTCAGGGGTATCCAAAAACTCAAGAAGCGTTTCCCTGCTGTCATAAGCAGTGTAAGGCATAAAGGCCTGATGATAGGGGTTGAGTTAAACATAGATGGCCAAAAAATAATTGAGCAATGCTTTAATATGGGACTGCTTATTAACTGCACACAGTCTAATATATTAAGGATTATGCCGCCTATTACAGTCAGAAGGTCTGAAGCGGCCAGGGCCTTAAAAATATTAGCCAATGTTATGGTGTCATTATGA
- the rpsI gene encoding 30S ribosomal protein S9, with protein sequence MADQLLLRATGRRKEASARVVLKPGTGIIKVNKRSIEDYFPRETLRMIIQQPFEVCNLIGKYDTTVIVNGGGTSAQAGAIRHGIARSLIVLDETLKKKLKKAGFVTRDPRMKERKKYGQKGARKRFQFSKR encoded by the coding sequence ATGGCAGACCAATTGCTGTTAAGAGCTACAGGCAGAAGAAAAGAAGCCTCGGCAAGGGTGGTATTGAAGCCGGGCACAGGCATAATTAAAGTCAATAAGCGTTCAATTGAGGATTATTTTCCGCGCGAAACGCTTAGGATGATTATACAGCAGCCTTTTGAGGTATGTAATCTTATCGGTAAATATGACACTACCGTGATAGTTAACGGCGGAGGCACTTCCGCGCAGGCGGGCGCTATACGCCACGGCATAGCGAGGTCCTTAATAGTTCTTGATGAAACCCTGAAAAAGAAGCTTAAGAAGGCAGGATTTGTTACAAGAGATCCTCGCATGAAAGAGCGCAAGAAGTACGGCCAGAAGGGCGCCAGGAAGAGGTTCCAGTTCTCTAAGCGTTAA
- the rplM gene encoding 50S ribosomal protein L13 — MKKTFVARKKDIKRQWVIVDAQDKVLGRLATRIAIILRGKHKPEYTPHIDCGDGVVVINAEKIKVTGKKMREKEYITYSGYPGGQKRTVLAEVMKKDPRRVIRQAVKRMLSDTPLGRDMFKKLKVYTGAEHPHKAQGPQELKF, encoded by the coding sequence ATGAAAAAGACATTTGTTGCCAGGAAAAAAGATATTAAAAGACAGTGGGTTATTGTTGATGCGCAGGATAAGGTCCTCGGCAGGCTTGCAACGCGCATAGCCATTATATTGCGCGGTAAGCATAAGCCTGAATATACTCCTCATATTGATTGCGGTGACGGGGTCGTTGTTATAAATGCGGAAAAAATAAAAGTGACCGGAAAAAAGATGCGCGAAAAAGAGTATATTACATATTCAGGTTATCCCGGAGGCCAAAAAAGGACCGTATTGGCCGAGGTAATGAAAAAAGACCCGCGAAGGGTTATCAGACAGGCGGTAAAAAGGATGCTCTCTGATACTCCGCTGGGAAGGGATATGTTTAAAAAACTCAAGGTCTATACGGGTGCCGAGCACCCGCATAAGGCCCAGGGGCCGCAGGAATTGAAGTTTTAA
- a CDS encoding argininosuccinate synthase: MKKIVLAYSGGLDTSVAIRWLKDRGFDVIACLVNVGQKGDFKKAREKALKIGAGKVYIVDAKDEFVKNFIFPALKAGAVYEGKYFLATALSRPLIAKVLAETAGKEKAKFVGHGCTGKGNDQVRIEVSLAALAKGLEIVAPVRVWDFASRQAQIEYANENGIPVPVTKKSPYSLDENLWGISIECGVLENPAIEPPEDAYQITRPVSQAPDKPAYVRIGFEKGEPVSIDGRACGPVELIQKLSSLGALHGVGRSDMVENRLVGIKSREIYEAPAALILHTAHKELEALVLDRELLHFKEVIAQKYAELIYYGLWYSRLRQALDGFTLTTQQNVTGEVRLKLYKGNLILAGRQSKHSLYDEGLATYSSKDSFDHKAAEGFIKIWGLPYKK; the protein is encoded by the coding sequence ATGAAAAAAATAGTTTTAGCGTATTCCGGCGGCCTTGATACTTCAGTTGCCATCAGATGGCTGAAAGACCGGGGTTTTGATGTTATCGCCTGCCTTGTTAACGTAGGCCAAAAAGGAGATTTTAAAAAGGCCAGAGAGAAGGCATTAAAGATAGGCGCCGGAAAAGTCTATATAGTAGATGCCAAAGATGAATTTGTTAAAAATTTTATATTCCCGGCGCTTAAAGCGGGCGCTGTTTACGAAGGCAAGTATTTTCTTGCAACAGCACTTTCAAGGCCGTTAATAGCAAAGGTTCTGGCAGAGACGGCCGGCAAGGAAAAGGCGAAATTTGTAGGGCACGGATGCACGGGAAAAGGCAATGACCAGGTGAGGATAGAAGTTTCTCTGGCCGCGCTTGCAAAGGGCCTTGAGATTGTAGCCCCTGTCAGAGTATGGGATTTTGCCTCAAGGCAGGCCCAGATAGAGTATGCCAATGAGAACGGCATACCGGTGCCGGTGACTAAGAAAAGCCCTTACAGCCTTGATGAAAATCTATGGGGCATAAGCATTGAATGCGGGGTATTAGAAAACCCCGCTATAGAGCCGCCTGAAGACGCGTATCAGATTACCAGGCCGGTTTCGCAGGCGCCTGATAAGCCTGCTTATGTAAGGATTGGTTTTGAAAAAGGCGAGCCTGTATCAATAGACGGCAGGGCCTGCGGGCCTGTTGAGCTTATTCAAAAACTTAGTTCGCTCGGAGCATTGCACGGAGTAGGCAGAAGCGATATGGTAGAGAACCGACTTGTAGGGATAAAATCCCGTGAGATATACGAGGCTCCGGCCGCTTTGATATTGCATACAGCGCACAAAGAGCTTGAGGCCCTGGTGCTTGACAGGGAGTTATTGCATTTTAAAGAGGTCATAGCGCAGAAGTATGCCGAGCTTATTTATTATGGTTTATGGTATAGCCGCCTAAGGCAGGCATTGGATGGTTTCACGCTTACTACTCAGCAGAATGTTACAGGCGAGGTCAGGTTGAAATTATATAAAGGCAACCTGATTCTGGCAGGCAGGCAGTCAAAACATTCGCTTTACGATGAAGGCCTTGCTACATATTCATCAAAGGACAGCTTTGATCATAAGGCGGCGGAAGGTTTTATCAAAATATGGGGGCTTCCGTATAAAAAATAG
- the argC gene encoding N-acetyl-gamma-glutamyl-phosphate reductase: protein MINVAICGITGYTGLELIRILLRHPKAAIKVLTARFDKPVKISDVYPEFRGRLDITCQALDSAALFKKGIDIIFLALPHKVSMEYVPGFIDKGKKVIDLSADFRIKDAGIYEKYYGIRHIAPQYIKDSVYGLPELNKAEIRHACLLANPGCYPTGSILAVAPLIAKNLTSKDAIILNAVSGVTGAGKKPDTGLIFAEVSENAKAYKVGSHQHVPEMEQELARISSSKVNIIFTPHLIPVRRGILTTAYVSLKKDQTLDSLIACYRQFYKNAPFVNVYDANVLPQIKDVVNTNTCAIGMAVSSDRSKAIIVTAIDNLQKGASGQAVQNMNIMFGLPETMGLV from the coding sequence ATGATCAATGTTGCGATTTGCGGTATAACAGGTTATACCGGTTTAGAGCTTATCAGGATATTATTAAGGCATCCGAAAGCCGCTATCAAGGTATTAACGGCAAGGTTTGACAAACCTGTCAAGATATCGGATGTATATCCCGAATTTAGAGGCAGGCTGGATATCACCTGCCAGGCTCTTGACTCTGCCGCCCTGTTTAAAAAGGGCATAGATATTATATTTCTGGCTCTGCCGCATAAGGTGTCTATGGAATATGTCCCCGGTTTTATAGACAAAGGCAAGAAGGTGATTGACTTAAGCGCGGATTTCAGGATCAAAGATGCCGGCATATATGAAAAATATTATGGGATAAGGCATATTGCTCCCCAATATATTAAAGACAGCGTTTACGGCCTGCCGGAGTTAAACAAAGCCGAAATCAGGCATGCCTGTCTTTTGGCAAACCCCGGTTGTTATCCCACAGGCTCTATTCTGGCAGTGGCGCCTCTAATCGCGAAAAATTTAACATCAAAGGATGCAATTATCCTTAATGCCGTTAGCGGAGTCACCGGCGCGGGCAAAAAGCCTGATACAGGCTTGATCTTTGCCGAGGTTTCGGAAAACGCGAAGGCGTATAAGGTTGGTTCGCACCAGCACGTACCGGAGATGGAACAAGAGCTTGCGCGGATATCTTCAAGCAAGGTCAATATTATATTTACCCCGCATTTGATACCGGTTAGAAGGGGGATACTGACAACAGCCTATGTTAGTTTGAAAAAAGATCAGACTCTTGACAGCCTGATCGCTTGTTATAGGCAGTTTTATAAAAATGCTCCATTTGTCAATGTTTATGATGCCAATGTCTTGCCTCAAATCAAGGATGTTGTAAACACAAACACCTGCGCTATCGGTATGGCGGTTTCCTCTGACCGGTCAAAGGCGATAATAGTAACGGCAATAGATAATTTGCAAAAAGGCGCTTCAGGCCAGGCTGTTCAGAATATGAATATCATGTTCGGTTTACCCGAGACTATGGGTTTGGTATAG
- the argF gene encoding ornithine carbamoyltransferase, which produces MKKDLISIKDLSKAHIDELLELAQSLKSDPSAYYDKLKGRSLGLIFQKPSNRTRASFEVGMYQLGGHTLYLGPDDIKLGTRESAKDIAQTLSRYLDIIVARTFSHKEVLDLAENATIPVVNGLSDLSHPCQALADMFTIKEKFGQLEGLNMAYIGDGNNVLHSLLYAGSKAGINIRVAVPKGYEPDKAILSQSKDMAKSAGSSIEIFYDKKSAARCADILYTDVWVSMGQEADKQKRLNDFKDFQLDKELLSMAKNECVVMHCLPAHRGEEITGEVLDGPHSIVFDQAENRLHMQKAILLTLLNY; this is translated from the coding sequence ATGAAAAAAGACCTTATATCCATAAAAGACCTTTCCAAAGCCCATATAGATGAATTGCTTGAACTTGCGCAGTCTCTTAAGTCTGATCCGTCGGCTTATTACGATAAATTAAAAGGCAGATCCCTCGGCTTGATTTTTCAGAAGCCTTCAAACAGGACCAGGGCTTCTTTTGAGGTGGGGATGTATCAGCTTGGCGGGCACACATTATATCTTGGCCCGGATGATATTAAACTCGGCACAAGAGAGTCTGCCAAGGACATAGCGCAGACGCTTTCAAGATATCTTGACATAATAGTAGCCAGAACATTTTCCCATAAAGAGGTCCTTGATTTGGCTGAAAACGCGACAATACCAGTTGTTAACGGTTTAAGCGATCTTTCGCATCCGTGCCAGGCTTTGGCCGATATGTTTACGATAAAAGAGAAATTTGGCCAGCTTGAAGGGCTTAATATGGCGTATATAGGCGATGGTAATAATGTTCTTCACTCACTGCTCTACGCCGGTTCAAAGGCCGGTATAAATATCAGGGTGGCTGTCCCGAAAGGTTATGAGCCTGATAAGGCCATACTATCGCAGTCAAAGGATATGGCAAAGTCGGCGGGCTCCTCAATAGAGATATTTTATGACAAAAAGTCTGCCGCCCGGTGTGCTGATATATTGTATACCGATGTCTGGGTTTCCATGGGCCAGGAGGCTGATAAACAAAAACGCCTTAATGATTTTAAAGATTTTCAACTGGACAAGGAATTATTGAGTATGGCTAAAAATGAATGTGTCGTTATGCATTGCCTTCCGGCCCATCGCGGAGAAGAGATAACGGGCGAGGTCCTGGACGGGCCGCATTCAATAGTTTTTGACCAGGCGGAGAACAGACTGCACATGCAAAAGGCTATATTGCTTACATTGCTGAATTATTAG
- the argB gene encoding acetylglutamate kinase: protein MRERILDGASKYIKIFKGKAFVIKYGGSMLENKALSDSVLDDIVSFHNKGINAVIVHGGGARINALMAQRGKSAVFVDGLRITDEETAGIVDEALSLVNNDLVRRVTERGARARGLLSRDTGLISARKRRTAVAEDFLGDISAVNTDIIKSVLDDGAIPIISPVGIGSDKKLYNINADIAASEIASAMQSEKLILLTNVKGVMMDKDDDKSLISHIDEAHALELIGKGVISSGMIPKVKAGIKALDSGVKKVHIINGTIPHSLLLEVFTDDGIGTEIIK from the coding sequence ATGAGAGAACGTATATTGGATGGCGCGTCAAAGTATATAAAAATATTCAAAGGCAAAGCCTTTGTTATTAAATATGGCGGCAGTATGCTTGAGAATAAGGCCCTTTCAGATTCCGTTCTTGACGATATCGTCTCTTTTCATAATAAAGGGATAAATGCCGTGATAGTTCACGGGGGAGGCGCAAGGATAAACGCCTTGATGGCCCAACGCGGTAAAAGCGCTGTTTTTGTTGACGGACTGCGCATTACCGATGAAGAGACCGCCGGCATCGTGGATGAGGCACTTTCTTTGGTTAACAATGATCTTGTCAGGCGCGTAACCGAACGCGGCGCCCGCGCGCGCGGGCTTTTAAGCAGAGACACGGGCCTTATAAGCGCCAGAAAAAGAAGGACGGCTGTGGCAGAAGATTTTTTGGGTGATATCAGCGCTGTTAATACGGATATAATAAAGAGCGTTTTAGATGATGGCGCTATACCGATAATTTCCCCGGTTGGCATAGGCAGTGACAAAAAGCTTTATAATATAAATGCGGATATAGCGGCATCAGAGATAGCCTCTGCCATGCAATCCGAGAAATTGATACTTTTGACAAACGTTAAAGGCGTTATGATGGACAAGGACGACGATAAAAGCCTCATCTCGCATATAGATGAAGCGCATGCGCTGGAATTAATAGGCAAGGGTGTGATCTCTTCGGGTATGATACCAAAGGTAAAAGCTGGCATCAAGGCCCTTGACAGCGGCGTGAAAAAAGTCCATATAATAAACGGCACGATACCGCACTCGCTTCTATTAGAGGTTTTTACAGATGACGGGATCGGGACGGAGATAATAAAATAG
- the argJ gene encoding bifunctional glutamate N-acetyltransferase/amino-acid acetyltransferase ArgJ: MKRISGGITRPVGWLQSGIPAGIKKKGADMALIISRAPATACGVFTKNTFKAAPVMITKKHLRCGRHFGVIINSGNANCLTGAQGISDALSVLNKLALLADCKKEQLLVCSTGIIGKRLPLAKMQNAMDRLFLSLHSHDSKSAARAIMTTDTFEKERAYSIDIANKKVRLAGIAKGAGMISPDMATMIAVITTDADISKAVLKQALKESVEDSFNSITVDGDMSTNDTVLILANGLSGVTIKPSTPSYVKFVSALKLLCLDLARMIVSDAEGATKFIQIDVNSAKSAGQARAIGLKVANSPLFKTMCYGNNPNFGRIASACGSIGQSVKAGRVDIYINGVMAVKSGIACQSPLPKDLLAGKRIDIKIQLHSGRVCKRIYTSDLSPEYIRINAAYS, translated from the coding sequence TTGAAAAGGATATCCGGAGGCATAACAAGGCCCGTGGGCTGGCTTCAGTCTGGCATACCTGCCGGCATAAAAAAGAAAGGCGCTGACATGGCGCTGATTATATCGCGGGCGCCTGCTACGGCATGCGGGGTTTTTACAAAAAACACTTTTAAGGCCGCGCCGGTTATGATTACAAAAAAACATCTCCGATGCGGCAGGCATTTTGGCGTTATCATTAATTCAGGCAATGCCAATTGCCTGACCGGGGCGCAAGGCATATCGGACGCGCTTTCCGTGCTTAATAAACTGGCCCTGCTGGCGGATTGCAAAAAAGAACAACTTCTTGTCTGCTCCACGGGTATTATTGGCAAGAGGCTTCCTTTGGCGAAGATGCAAAATGCCATGGATAGATTATTTTTGTCATTGCACAGCCATGATTCAAAATCAGCGGCCCGGGCCATTATGACAACCGATACGTTTGAAAAAGAGAGGGCCTATAGCATAGATATCGCTAATAAGAAAGTCAGGCTGGCAGGCATAGCAAAAGGCGCTGGCATGATATCTCCTGATATGGCCACCATGATAGCGGTTATAACCACGGACGCGGATATAAGCAAAGCTGTTTTGAAGCAGGCGCTTAAGGAATCGGTTGAGGATTCATTTAACAGCATTACGGTAGACGGAGATATGAGCACGAATGATACCGTATTAATTCTGGCAAACGGATTATCAGGGGTCACGATAAAGCCGTCCACGCCCTCCTACGTCAAATTTGTTTCAGCTCTTAAGCTGTTGTGCCTTGACCTGGCGCGGATGATTGTCAGCGACGCTGAAGGCGCGACCAAGTTTATACAAATTGACGTCAACTCGGCCAAAAGCGCCGGGCAGGCCAGGGCGATAGGCCTTAAAGTCGCTAATTCTCCATTGTTTAAAACAATGTGTTATGGAAATAATCCCAATTTCGGAAGGATCGCCTCCGCCTGCGGCAGTATCGGCCAAAGCGTAAAAGCCGGCCGCGTGGATATATATATTAATGGGGTTATGGCCGTTAAATCAGGCATTGCTTGCCAAAGCCCTTTGCCAAAGGACTTACTTGCCGGCAAAAGAATAGATATAAAGATACAACTTCATTCGGGAAGGGTCTGTAAAAGGATTTACACATCCGACCTAAGCCCTGAATATATCAGGATAAACGCGGCATACAGCTAA